The following are encoded together in the Fusarium keratoplasticum isolate Fu6.1 chromosome 1, whole genome shotgun sequence genome:
- a CDS encoding RED-N domain-containing protein produces MNNEQFRKLIHANSKKSSASKDGASAASLSTPGGSTLGSRQRSSIPMTPRSVGGAQADFARQLAERNHATRPQKKFKSYDPKGVKLASGYVDRAKERDEDAEDDRAEKLKELEKQLKDEEIDQETFEKRRFEIAGGDLGSTHLVKGLDFKLLEKIRRGDDIYGEKKEESEQQAEPELDVDDEFDQLEGQEVQAVAKEKTEKKKGQLSTVSLAPGKKRTRDQILAELKASREAAKAQQENALGDRFKKIGAKQKAGSRIERDSKGREVLIIVDEDGHEKRKVRKIQPGEDKEAEASRAGLLMPGKDAKPLGMEVPEEYRKKVEPEEEEDIDIFEGVGDDYDPLAGMDGSDSDSDAGDEESRKKKGGEDEEEGEVTGNSMPPPPKPQAPAAPRNYFQGAKTGLVSEEQSKAPSMSDPAIMAAIKRAAAINPIKKDKGDADSDEEDQDEDARAKAMDERRKKLLQMADRDDEDLDMGFGTSRFADEEDFDDSRVKLSNWGEEDDDGEGKARGGSSKRKRGPKKRKGDANSAADVLRVMEQRKKS; encoded by the exons ATGAATAACGAACAGTTCCGGAAGCTTATTCACGCAAACTCGAAAAAGAGTTCTGCTAGCAAAGATGGCGCCTCTGCAGCCTCATTATCTACCCCTGGTGGGAGTACGCTGGGTTCGCGCCAACGATCGAGTATCCCAATGACACC ACGCTCTGTAGGGGGTGCCCAAGCCGACTTTGCGCGACAGCTCGCCGAGCGAAACCATGCGACGCGACCTCAGAAGAAATTCAAGTCATATGATCCCAAGGGCGTCAAACTCGCCTCTGGATACGTCGATCGAGCGAAAGAACgcgatgaagatgcagaAGATGATCGCGCCGAGAAACTTAAGGAGCTTGAAAAGCAGTTAAAAGATGAGGAAATTGACCAAGAAACCTTCGAAAAGCGACGATTCGAGATTGCGGGTGGAGATCTAGGGAGCACCCATCTGGTGAAGGGCCTCGACTTTAAACTATTGGAGAAGATTCGGCGCGGAGACGATATTTACGGGGAGAAAAAGGAAGAATCGGAGCAACAAGCCGAGCCTGAGCTGGACGTCGACGATGAATTCGATCAACTTGAAGGGCAGGAGGTTCAAGCTGTCGCCAAAGAGAAGAccgaaaagaagaagggacaATTATCGACAGTATCGCTTGCGCCTGGGAAGAAGCGAACACGAGATCAAATTCTGGCCGAGCTGAAGGCATCAAgagaggcagccaaggcgcAGCAGGAAAATGCCCTGGGAGACAGGTTCAAAAAGATTGGAGCCAAGCAGAAGGCCGGGTCACGAATAGAACGAGACAGCAAAGGGAGAGAGGTCTTGATCATCGTGGACGAGGACGGACACGAGAAGCGTAAGGTCCGCAAGATTCAACCCGGGGAGGACAAGGAAGCCGAGGCCAGTAGAGCTGGTCTCTTGATGCCGGGCAAGGATGCAAAGCCGCTTGGAATGGAGGTTCCAGAGGAATACCGCAAAAAGGTAGAaccagaagaggaggaagacatTGACATCTTTGAGGGAGTAGGTGACGACTACGATCCACTGGcaggcatggatggatcagATTCAGACTCTGATGCAGGCGATGAAGAGTCaaggaaaaagaagggaggggaagacgaagaagaaggtgaagTTACCGGCAATTCTATGCCTCCACCGCCGAAGCCTCAAGCACCAGCTGCACCACGGAACTACTTTCAGGGCGCCAAGACTGGCCTTGTATCTGAAGAACAGAGCAAAGCGCCGTCAATGTCGGAcccagccatcatggcagccatCAAGCGTGCAGCTGCTATCAACCCtatcaagaaggacaagggcgATGCGGAttccgatgaggaggaccAGGATGAAGATGCGCGGGCCAAGGCGATGGATGAACGGCgaaagaagctcctccagatGGCAGATCGCGACGATGAGGATCTTGACATGGGCTTTGGTACCAGTCGCTtcgctgatgaggaggactTTGACGATAGCCGGGTCAAGCTCTCGAACtggggcgaggaggatgacgacggtgaGGGTAAAGCTCGAGGCGGATCATCAAAGCGAAAACGGGGACCGAAGAAGCGAAAGGGCGATGCCAACAGTGCCGCCGATGTGTTGCGGGTTATGGAGCAGCGGAAGAagtcatga